The following coding sequences are from one Nilaparvata lugens isolate BPH chromosome 6, ASM1435652v1, whole genome shotgun sequence window:
- the LOC120351898 gene encoding uncharacterized protein LOC120351898 translates to MNSSSSSAHQDYILPDTPSPQQSTSFPSYWAARAAQQKKKLPTTTTTAAATPDSDKSPLKSRGIFVERDLSSEEIIVPDSPPSSTSHPEWAPRRVPLTMISNKQQQQQQQGKRKLHFLDEEDEETIFVPSNHPA, encoded by the exons ATgaactcatcatcatcatctgcaCATCAGGACTACATACTACCAGACACTCCTTCTCCTCAACAAAGCACTTCCTTCCCATCTTACTGGGCAGCGCGAGCTGCACAGCAGAAGAAGAAGCTTCCAACCACCACTACCACTGCTGCTGCTACACCCGACAGCGACAAGTCACCACTGAAGAGCCGTGGTATCTTTGTGGAGAGGGACTTGAGCAGTGAGGAAATAATCGTACCAGACAGTCCACCATCATCCACATCTCATCCGGAGTGGGCACCGAGGCGTGTACCGCTCACCATGATCTCCAACAAgcaacaacagcagcagcaacaggGGAAGAGAAAGCTGCACTTTctggatgaggaggatgaggagaccATCTTTGTACCCTCAAAt caCCCCGCttga
- the LOC120351897 gene encoding piggyBac transposable element-derived protein 4-like → MAKKFDFSKPSDVDDMMTLLLADGDSEDPALVEDLGDESDITSEEKVEECQEDSATEQEYNSTSEDEEEEHAVEDFFIGKDKTTKWTKKPPSAFHRARRHNIIMHLPGVKGDAKNATTILQCWESLFDTELLELIVRFTNQYINSIKENFSRGRDAKETDLIEIRAFIGLLYLAGAYRGSRQSLEELRGSEGDGIEKFGLVMNIKRFKFILRCLRFDERITRSERKTYDRLTPIRELFNQFVQNCQKSYIPGEYVTINEMLPGFRGRCSFRQYIPSKPTKYGIKIFALADSRTIYVHNMEINAGCQPEGPFCISNKPSDVVKRISEPLNGSEQNITADNWFTELVDELKEKKLSYVGTLKKNKCQLPTSFVNVKGRAPYSSMFGFHNGKTLVSYIPKKSRNILLVNSLHRNNAINDDSGEKKKPEVITFYNSTKGGVNTADQMCSTFSVSHNTRCWPMVIFSACLNVAGINAQVISMGNQLEPMRRRIFLKTLSHQLVMGQLAHRSLHTSGMTFQLQTRLKRYLPDEEPVTTPPCAAPPAPQRRKCGVCWQGAGFRRITKYECSCCHQPICLTHVKPLCQTCFAPTIVNLGVSTSQND, encoded by the coding sequence ATGGctaaaaaatttgatttttcaaagcCCAGTGATGTTGACGATATGATGACACTTCTCCTTGCTGATGGTGATTCTGAAGATCCAGCTCTGGTTGAGGATTTAGGTGACGAGAGTGATATCACATCTGAAGAAAAGGTAGAAGAATGTCAGGAGGACTCTGCTACTGAACAAGAATACAACAGTACAtctgaagatgaagaagaggaacatGCAGTTGAGGATTTCTTCATAGGGAAAGATAAAACTACAAAGTGGACAAAAAAACCGCCATCAGCTTTTCATAGGGCAAGGAGGCACAACATAATTATGCACCTTCCTGGTGTAAAAGGTGATGCTAAAAATGCAACTACAATTTTGCAATGTTGGGAATCACTTTTTGATACAGAACTTTTGGAGTTGATCGTCAGATTCACCAATCAATACATAAATTCGATCAAAGAAAACTTTTCAAGAGGAAGAGATGCCAAGGAAACAGACTTGATTGAAATAAGGGCTTTCATTGGTCTGCTATATCTGGCTGGAGCTTACCGGGGAAGTCGTCAGAGTTTAGAGGAGCTGCGGGGGAGTGAAGGGGATGGTATTGAGAAATTCGGCCTTGTAATGAACATCAAGCGTTTCAAATTTATCTTACGCTGTCTTCGTTTTGATGAACGAATAACACGATCAGAACGCAAAACATATGATCGCCTCACCCCTATTCGTGAacttttcaatcaatttgttcaAAACTGTCAGAAAAGTTACATACCTGGAGAATATGTTACTATCAATGAGATGCTGCCAGGGTTCCGTGGAAGGTGTTCATTTCGCCAGTATATTCCATCAAAGCCCACCAAATATGGTATAAAAATTTTTGCTCTGGCTGATTCTCGTACAATATATGTTCATAACATGGAAATCAATGCAGGATGTCAGCCAGAAGGACCATTTTGTATCAGCAACAAGCCCAGTGATGTGGTGAAGAGGATATCTGAACCACTCAATGGTTCCGAGCAAAACATCACTGCTGATAATTGGTTTACTGAACTTGTGGACGAATTGAAAGAGAAGAAATTGTCGTATGTTGGaactttgaagaaaaataaatgtcAGTTACCAACTAGCTTTGTGAATGTAAAAGGAAGGGCCCCTTACTCCTCTATGTTTGGATTCCATAATGGAAAAACTTTGGTGTCCTACATACCGAAAAAGTCGAGAAATATACTGCTTGTAAACTCCCTCCACAGGAACAACGCCATCAATGATGATtcaggagagaagaagaagccagaAGTTATCACTTTTTATAATAGCACTAAAGGTGGGGTCAACACTGCTGATCAAATGTGTAGTACGTTCAGTGTAAGCCATAACACAAGATGCTGGCCTATGGTTATCTTTTCGGCCTGCCTTAACGTTGCTGGCATCAATGCGCAAGTTATATCAATGGGAAATCAATTGGAGCCTATGAGACGAAGAATTTTTCTCAAAACGTTGTCACATCAACTTGTGATGGGACAATTGGCCCATCGAAGTCTTCATACAAGTGGAATGACATTTCAATTGCAGACTCGCTTGAAAAGGTATTTGCCTGATGAGGAACCTGTGACTACCCCACCATGTGCAGCACCACCAGCTCCCCAAAGAAGAAAGTGTGGAGTATGCTGGCAAGGAGCAGGATTCAGGAGGATTACAAAGTACGAGTGTTCATGCTGCCATCAACCAATCTGTCTAACCCATGTAAAACCACTGTGCCAAACGTGTTTTGCACCAACTATAGTTAATTTGGGAGTCTCAACCTCGCAAAATGACTAA